A genome region from Flavobacterium sp. CFS9 includes the following:
- a CDS encoding OmpA family protein, which produces MSKKALYLLGIVITIILGTFLYLKFCCNCTMKTPAVDTEKVSTVVAQDEIIVPFILNGSGIDYHTNDNIKFLKNSPTALLPVGDSVSIGIQNLKTFLIANPKQKITLTGYATSDETNTTTFENLGLARANDIKKYFVSQGLPDAQLDTKGEVTDKWQTKKDTLFGPVKYTFDAPETPETTPTVTDEWAILKEKINGDPLILHFNTNKSSDKLTAPEKEKVADLVKYMEHVKDAAIVVVGHSDNVGNRDSNVTLGQKRAEFTKNYLSKNGIDGNRITAESKGPDEPIGENTTAEGRANNRRTVITIK; this is translated from the coding sequence ATGTCTAAAAAAGCACTTTATCTGTTAGGCATTGTAATAACCATTATTTTAGGTACCTTTTTGTATTTGAAATTTTGCTGCAATTGCACTATGAAAACACCTGCGGTTGATACCGAAAAAGTATCGACAGTAGTGGCTCAGGACGAAATTATTGTCCCTTTTATTCTAAATGGTTCGGGAATTGATTACCACACCAATGATAATATCAAGTTCCTTAAAAACAGTCCTACAGCGCTTTTACCTGTGGGTGATTCGGTATCGATTGGAATTCAAAATCTTAAAACATTCCTGATCGCTAATCCAAAGCAAAAAATTACCCTAACCGGTTATGCTACTTCAGATGAAACGAATACAACAACTTTTGAAAATCTGGGTCTGGCACGAGCCAATGACATTAAAAAGTATTTTGTGTCTCAAGGTTTACCTGATGCGCAGTTAGACACAAAGGGGGAAGTGACCGATAAATGGCAAACGAAAAAGGATACACTTTTCGGGCCTGTCAAATACACTTTTGACGCTCCTGAAACTCCTGAAACCACTCCAACTGTAACCGATGAATGGGCTATTCTGAAAGAGAAAATCAACGGTGACCCGCTTATTTTACATTTCAATACCAACAAATCCAGTGATAAGTTAACAGCTCCGGAAAAAGAAAAAGTTGCCGATCTGGTAAAATATATGGAGCATGTGAAAGATGCGGCAATTGTAGTTGTCGGACATAGTGATAATGTTGGAAACCGTGATTCTAATGTAACTCTTGGTCAAAAAAGAGCCGAGTTTACTAAAAATTATTTGTCGAAAAATGGTATTGACGGAAATCGGATTACAGCAGAATCGAAAGGTCCTGACGAACCAATTGGTGAAAATACCACCGCCGAAGGGAGGGCAAACAACAGAAGAACAGTGATAACAATTAAATAA
- a CDS encoding DUF2199 domain-containing protein: MSDIKFICECCGEEHESWPALAYSSPFSYDKLSPEEKEEIAEINEDFCVIKRPDQVHRFIRAVLVQQVNDHCEDLEYGFWVSLSEKSFEDYLENGEDENHEAQYFGWLSNYIPDYEFSSSIPTTVVTKPGNERPEIFPHQDFDHPFVKDFYNGITKAEAEKRIYRILNNKA, encoded by the coding sequence ATGTCAGATATTAAATTTATTTGCGAATGCTGTGGCGAAGAGCATGAAAGCTGGCCGGCATTAGCTTACAGTTCACCTTTTTCTTATGATAAACTTTCTCCGGAAGAGAAAGAGGAAATTGCAGAGATTAATGAAGATTTTTGCGTGATCAAACGTCCGGATCAGGTACATCGTTTTATCAGAGCAGTTTTGGTTCAGCAAGTGAATGATCATTGCGAAGATTTAGAGTACGGCTTCTGGGTTTCGCTAAGTGAAAAAAGTTTTGAAGATTATCTCGAAAATGGTGAAGATGAAAATCACGAAGCACAGTATTTCGGATGGCTTTCCAATTACATTCCGGATTATGAATTTTCAAGCAGTATTCCCACAACAGTAGTGACCAAACCCGGCAATGAAAGACCGGAGATTTTTCCACACCAGGATTTCGATCATCCTTTTGTAAAAGATTTTTATAACGGAATTACAAAAGCGGAGGCGGAGAAAAGAATTTACAGAATATTAAATAATAAGGCCTGA
- a CDS encoding zinc-dependent metalloprotease, with protein sequence MKKKYTILSFIFCFSGFMYAQKTEGSGVMSYPDNNIKVVGEKIFWSANPKTDNNSESDLLTVYYKGLYNRRNSYLSGIKGTIDKPGGYIKIEVHAYDSKRAGGLQLLTNDEKTFVTRRIYNVEITQSSPNVFSKTTKEVNYQYWDYGLQIGKISSDDIKILGAQSLNAVTTNCGSWARDWLRAFSLVSSSCSLEIDKDKLIQLENQPVVVKISMKDATLVDTRVPAVAANENLKSIIQKEYPYFIIKKVNVEVLEAPEDNNTANYYKDLIQNSFVWANKVYTDKTGKTLPDDAVVAGAKMGNPRIVFKDIDITISKGLKQKYAPDKLITVEGDGEINMMSTTKDQIFIKYVSDIGDNNLSGMTLSWPDPYERNKLKTAYIILNYNYGSNDPNLMQRKEIASHELGHYFGLDHTFQGGCIGPNDRISDTPPAEETSVQFYKDCIAPVQCTGQRRLIENIMDYSNCTFMTTPGQVRVMRNTIRKDFPDLYTTQKSTDAAINTDLKITVTDLRSGKTGRSKREALEKEAENSQNIVLYPNPVKDILTISNIKNEEYVIYNLTGQQILAGSTQTGQINVSILPRGLYIIKIKNSSKQFIKE encoded by the coding sequence GAGAAAATATTTTGGTCTGCAAATCCCAAAACAGACAATAACAGTGAGTCTGATTTACTGACCGTATATTACAAAGGACTTTACAACCGTCGTAACAGCTATTTGAGCGGTATTAAAGGAACCATAGATAAACCCGGAGGTTACATCAAGATCGAGGTGCATGCGTACGACAGCAAGAGAGCAGGAGGGTTGCAGCTATTGACAAACGATGAGAAGACATTTGTAACCAGACGGATCTATAATGTGGAAATCACTCAAAGTTCCCCAAATGTATTCTCTAAAACAACAAAAGAGGTGAATTATCAATACTGGGATTATGGTCTTCAGATTGGTAAGATTTCTTCCGATGATATAAAAATACTGGGTGCCCAATCATTGAATGCAGTTACAACGAATTGTGGAAGCTGGGCCAGGGACTGGCTCCGGGCTTTCAGCCTTGTAAGTTCTTCCTGTTCTTTGGAAATAGATAAGGATAAACTGATACAGTTAGAAAACCAGCCCGTAGTGGTAAAAATTTCGATGAAAGATGCAACTCTGGTAGACACACGTGTTCCTGCTGTAGCAGCAAATGAAAACCTAAAATCAATAATACAAAAAGAGTATCCTTATTTTATTATTAAAAAAGTAAATGTAGAGGTTTTGGAAGCTCCGGAAGACAATAATACGGCTAATTATTACAAAGATCTGATACAGAACTCATTTGTGTGGGCGAATAAAGTATATACTGATAAAACTGGTAAAACTTTACCAGATGATGCGGTGGTAGCGGGTGCTAAAATGGGCAACCCAAGGATTGTATTCAAAGATATCGATATTACTATTAGCAAAGGATTAAAGCAAAAGTATGCCCCAGATAAGTTAATAACTGTAGAGGGAGACGGTGAGATTAACATGATGAGTACGACTAAAGATCAAATATTCATTAAGTATGTATCTGATATAGGTGATAATAATTTATCAGGAATGACTCTTAGTTGGCCTGATCCTTATGAAAGGAATAAATTAAAAACTGCTTATATAATCTTAAATTACAACTACGGTAGTAATGATCCTAACTTAATGCAGAGGAAAGAAATAGCTTCGCACGAGCTTGGTCATTATTTTGGATTAGATCATACTTTTCAGGGTGGTTGCATTGGTCCAAATGATAGAATTAGTGATACTCCTCCGGCAGAAGAAACATCTGTACAGTTTTATAAGGATTGTATTGCCCCTGTTCAATGTACCGGGCAGAGAAGATTAATAGAGAATATTATGGATTATAGCAATTGTACATTTATGACTACCCCGGGTCAGGTTAGAGTAATGAGGAATACCATTAGAAAGGATTTCCCTGATTTATATACTACTCAGAAATCTACGGATGCTGCGATCAATACAGATCTTAAGATTACAGTGACAGATTTAAGATCCGGTAAAACAGGCAGGAGTAAGAGAGAGGCTTTGGAAAAAGAAGCAGAAAACTCGCAAAACATCGTTTTATATCCTAATCCGGTTAAAGATATTTTAACTATTTCTAATATAAAAAATGAAGAATATGTAATTTATAATTTAACCGGACAGCAAATATTAGCTGGCAGTACCCAGACAGGACAGATTAATGTTAGTATTCTCCCAAGAGGTTTGTATATCATTAAGATAAAGAATAGTAGTAAGCAGTTTATTAAAGAATAG
- a CDS encoding CYTH domain-containing protein: protein MVEIERKFLVKSADFKEQAFTYNKIAQGYLSAVPERTVRVRIKGERGFITIKGVSQQGGMSRFEWENEIPLDEALELLKLCEKGKIEKTRYEIKLGKHIFEVDEFYGENEGLVMAEVELESETETFEKPDWLGEEVTNDPRYYNAYLSKNPFKEWEK from the coding sequence ATGGTCGAAATAGAAAGAAAGTTTCTGGTAAAATCAGCTGATTTTAAAGAACAGGCTTTTACGTACAATAAAATTGCTCAGGGCTATTTAAGTGCAGTCCCTGAAAGAACGGTTCGTGTGCGTATCAAAGGCGAAAGAGGTTTTATTACCATAAAAGGAGTCAGTCAGCAGGGCGGAATGTCCCGCTTTGAATGGGAGAATGAAATTCCGCTGGATGAAGCATTGGAATTGCTTAAGTTATGTGAAAAAGGGAAAATTGAGAAAACGCGTTACGAAATAAAATTAGGAAAGCACATTTTTGAAGTAGATGAGTTTTACGGAGAAAATGAAGGACTGGTGATGGCAGAAGTAGAACTGGAATCTGAAACAGAAACTTTTGAGAAGCCGGATTGGTTAGGAGAAGAAGTAACAAACGATCCAAGATATTATAATGCTTATTTGAGTAAGAATCCTTTTAAAGAGTGGGAGAAGTAA
- a CDS encoding tetratricopeptide repeat protein encodes MILKKIALFLLITTSCSIFAQKDGYWDKERATTKEIIVSARDRIILKTEDLPVGTTEIVYRITLLDENQEMANSLVSVLKSIPDPTGISQGSAGAVFLMSKISGDDTCTYALFTSNETAKKYITDGKTDKACYDQKDPLSKDAKQLSLDKSSCLGQNVNTLWFGFHSKNWLLNQKIVLEVVPWVDTKLNRGWNQDNKNEIISLCKTSTMAQKMANSDDFCVCILDKIMKQYRYTEFQKLLPIEKTKAYKDFGNSCYKDADISKNVYNDLRKQAAALIRLQKYNEAIPKLNTIINDGKATALDYSSIGYCYILTKQYGKAIKFLKEGEKLDDTELLVKLNLAHVYLISDDYSEAKAIYKKYQSQNVTDSLSWVEKTKQDFVIFQKAGLPSKDFEKILKLYN; translated from the coding sequence ATGATTTTAAAAAAAATTGCCCTGTTTCTTTTAATTACGACTTCGTGCAGCATTTTTGCACAAAAAGACGGTTATTGGGATAAAGAACGTGCTACTACAAAAGAAATTATAGTCTCTGCCCGTGACCGAATTATTCTTAAAACAGAAGATTTGCCTGTAGGGACAACAGAAATTGTATACCGAATTACACTTTTAGATGAAAATCAGGAAATGGCAAACAGTCTGGTTTCTGTTCTAAAATCAATTCCGGATCCAACAGGAATTAGTCAGGGATCAGCCGGAGCAGTTTTTTTGATGTCTAAAATTTCAGGAGACGATACCTGTACCTACGCTTTGTTTACTTCCAATGAAACGGCAAAAAAATATATCACGGACGGTAAAACAGATAAAGCCTGCTACGATCAGAAAGATCCTTTAAGCAAAGACGCTAAGCAACTGTCACTGGATAAGTCGTCCTGTTTGGGACAGAATGTCAATACGCTTTGGTTTGGTTTTCATAGCAAAAACTGGCTCTTAAATCAAAAAATTGTTCTGGAAGTCGTACCATGGGTAGACACCAAATTGAATCGTGGATGGAATCAGGACAATAAGAATGAAATTATAAGTCTTTGTAAAACCTCTACAATGGCTCAGAAAATGGCTAATTCAGATGATTTTTGTGTGTGTATACTCGATAAAATCATGAAACAGTATCGTTATACAGAGTTTCAAAAGTTATTACCAATTGAAAAGACTAAAGCTTATAAGGATTTTGGAAATAGCTGTTATAAAGATGCTGATATTTCTAAAAATGTCTACAACGACCTGAGAAAACAAGCTGCTGCTTTAATCCGACTTCAGAAATACAACGAAGCGATTCCGAAACTGAATACCATCATTAACGACGGAAAAGCAACGGCTTTAGATTACAGTTCGATAGGATATTGTTATATTTTGACGAAACAATACGGTAAGGCGATTAAATTCCTGAAAGAAGGGGAGAAATTAGACGACACAGAGTTGCTTGTCAAATTAAATCTGGCACATGTTTACCTGATTAGTGATGATTATAGCGAAGCGAAGGCCATTTATAAAAAATACCAATCGCAAAACGTAACAGACAGTTTGAGCTGGGTAGAGAAAACAAAACAGGATTTTGTAATTTTTCAAAAAGCAGGGTTACCCTCAAAAGATTTTGAAAAAATATTGAAACTGTATAATTAA
- a CDS encoding metal-dependent hydrolase, whose translation MKITFYGHASLGIEVGGKHIIVDPFITGNPQAAGVDINTLEADYILLTHAHGDHVLDVEAIANRTKAVIVSNAEIAGYYAKLGFSSHPMNHGGSWQFDFGKVKYVNAIHSSSFPDGSYGGNPGGFVIEGEHKNIYIAGDTALTMDMKLIPMRTKLDLAILPIGNNFTMDVEDAIIASDFVECDKILGYHFDTFGYIKIDHEDAIRKFFDKGKDLMLLEIGESIEL comes from the coding sequence ATGAAAATAACTTTTTACGGACATGCGTCTTTAGGTATTGAAGTGGGTGGAAAACACATTATTGTAGATCCTTTTATTACAGGGAATCCACAAGCAGCAGGAGTTGATATCAACACCTTAGAAGCAGATTATATTTTACTTACTCATGCGCATGGTGACCATGTTCTGGATGTTGAAGCTATTGCCAATCGTACCAAAGCAGTGATCGTTTCAAATGCTGAAATTGCAGGTTATTATGCTAAATTAGGTTTCAGTTCACATCCTATGAATCATGGAGGAAGCTGGCAGTTTGATTTCGGAAAAGTAAAATATGTCAATGCAATTCATTCAAGCTCTTTTCCTGACGGAAGTTATGGCGGAAACCCGGGTGGTTTTGTAATCGAAGGCGAACATAAAAATATTTACATTGCCGGAGATACTGCACTGACAATGGATATGAAGCTAATTCCAATGAGAACCAAACTGGATCTGGCAATTCTTCCAATCGGAAATAATTTTACAATGGATGTTGAAGATGCTATCATAGCTTCAGATTTTGTGGAATGCGATAAGATTTTAGGTTATCATTTCGACACTTTTGGTTACATCAAAATCGATCATGAAGACGCTATTCGCAAGTTCTTTGATAAAGGAAAAGATCTGATGCTTTTGGAAATTGGCGAATCAATTGAACTGTAA
- a CDS encoding 1,4-dihydroxy-2-naphthoyl-CoA synthase: protein MDWITAREFEDITYKKCNGVARIAFNRPNVRNAFRPKTTSELYQAFYDAQEDTSIGVVLLSAEGPSTKDGVYSFCSGGDQNARGHQGYVGEDGQHRLNILEVQRLIRFMPKVVIAVVPGWAVGGGHSLHVVCDMTLASKEHAIFKQTDADVTSFDGGYGSAYLAKMVGQKKAREIFFLGRNYSAQEAMDMGMVNAVIPHDELESTAYEWAQEILQKSPTSIKMLKFAMNLTDDGMVGQQVFAGEATRLAYMTEEAKEGRNAFLEKRKPNFGENKWLP, encoded by the coding sequence ATGGATTGGATTACAGCCAGAGAATTTGAAGATATAACTTATAAAAAATGTAACGGAGTTGCGAGAATTGCTTTTAACAGACCAAATGTTAGAAATGCATTCCGTCCAAAAACAACTTCAGAATTGTACCAGGCTTTTTATGATGCGCAGGAAGATACTTCGATAGGGGTGGTTTTACTGTCTGCAGAAGGACCGTCTACAAAAGACGGGGTGTATTCTTTTTGCAGCGGAGGCGATCAAAACGCACGCGGACACCAAGGTTATGTGGGCGAAGACGGACAACATCGCTTAAATATTCTTGAAGTACAGCGTTTAATCCGTTTCATGCCAAAAGTGGTTATCGCGGTTGTTCCGGGTTGGGCGGTTGGCGGCGGACACAGTTTGCATGTTGTTTGCGATATGACTTTGGCGAGTAAAGAGCATGCCATATTCAAACAAACAGATGCCGATGTAACCAGTTTTGACGGTGGTTACGGATCTGCGTATCTGGCTAAAATGGTCGGGCAGAAAAAAGCGCGTGAAATTTTCTTTTTAGGTAGAAATTATTCTGCTCAGGAAGCTATGGATATGGGGATGGTAAACGCTGTAATTCCGCATGATGAACTTGAATCTACTGCTTATGAATGGGCACAGGAAATTCTGCAAAAATCCCCAACTTCTATTAAAATGCTAAAATTTGCAATGAACTTAACAGATGACGGTATGGTAGGTCAGCAGGTTTTTGCGGGAGAAGCAACACGTTTAGCCTACATGACCGAAGAAGCAAAAGAAGGAAGAAACGCCTTTTTGGAAAAAAGAAAGCCAAACTTCGGTGAGAATAAATGGTTACCTTAA
- a CDS encoding YpdA family putative bacillithiol disulfide reductase: MNTYDLIIVGGGPIGLACAIEAQKKGLRYLIIEKGAIVNSIFNYPLYMTFFSTAERLEIGDIPFSCLAPKPGRQEALEYYRNIHRYFKFSIHLFERVLQVEKLPDTTFRITTNKTLYQASNVIIATGFYDIPIEMEVKGEELSKVRHYYKEAHEYAFRDVLVVGANNSSVDAALECWRKGANVTMVIRKKEINSRVKYWAKPDIENRIAEGSIKAYFESNITEIRKNEVEIETPSGKITIENDFVLALTGYKPDLAFLENMGIQLSEDELRTPTYNPETMETNVEGLFLAGVICGGMHTHKWFIENSRVHASMIVDYITSK; this comes from the coding sequence ATGAATACATATGATTTGATTATTGTAGGAGGCGGACCAATTGGTCTGGCTTGTGCAATTGAAGCCCAAAAGAAAGGTTTACGTTATTTGATAATTGAAAAAGGAGCTATAGTCAATAGTATTTTCAACTATCCTTTGTATATGACTTTTTTTTCCACTGCGGAAAGATTAGAGATCGGAGACATACCGTTCAGTTGTCTGGCACCGAAGCCTGGCCGTCAGGAAGCTCTGGAATATTACCGAAATATTCATCGGTATTTTAAGTTTTCCATTCATTTATTTGAAAGAGTGCTTCAGGTAGAGAAACTTCCTGATACCACATTTAGAATTACAACTAATAAAACACTTTATCAAGCTTCGAATGTGATAATTGCAACAGGTTTTTATGATATTCCGATTGAGATGGAAGTAAAAGGGGAAGAATTATCTAAAGTCCGTCATTATTATAAAGAAGCTCACGAGTATGCTTTTAGAGATGTTTTAGTGGTAGGAGCAAACAATTCGTCAGTAGATGCAGCTTTGGAATGCTGGCGAAAAGGGGCCAATGTTACCATGGTTATTCGGAAGAAGGAAATCAATAGCCGTGTAAAATACTGGGCAAAGCCAGATATTGAAAACCGAATTGCGGAAGGCAGTATTAAAGCTTATTTCGAATCAAATATTACTGAAATCAGGAAAAATGAAGTAGAAATAGAAACTCCTTCGGGGAAAATTACTATCGAAAATGATTTTGTATTGGCCCTAACCGGATACAAACCCGATTTGGCTTTTCTGGAAAATATGGGAATACAATTATCAGAAGATGAATTAAGAACTCCAACATACAATCCCGAAACTATGGAGACCAATGTGGAAGGCTTATTTTTAGCGGGTGTAATTTGTGGAGGAATGCATACGCACAAATGGTTTATCGAAAATTCTCGTGTCCATGCGAGTATGATTGTGGATTATATTACTTCGAAATAA
- the menA gene encoding 1,4-dihydroxy-2-naphthoate octaprenyltransferase, with protein MKHWIEAARLRTLPLSVSGIIVGSIYALSNPTATINTPTEVFSWKIFGFALLTTLGLQVLSNFANDYGDGVKGTDNADRVGPQRAIQSGVITPQAMKKAIIITSFLTLLSAIVLIYFAFGESNFGYSIFFLLLGIAAIVSAIRYTVGNSAYGYKGFGDLFVFIFFGLVSTLGVNFLYSKEVDPLLILPAVSIGLLSVGVLNLNNMRDEESDRKSGKNTIVVQMGGAKAKIYHFTLIITAMILVVAFAFLSDYNFDQYLFLLAFIPLTKHLITVYKNQNPKLLDPELKKLALSTFLLSILLTVCMISLISDIIVNLFLGGR; from the coding sequence ATGAAACATTGGATTGAAGCCGCTCGTTTGCGTACCTTACCTTTATCAGTTTCCGGAATCATAGTAGGAAGTATATATGCCTTATCGAACCCAACAGCGACCATCAATACACCAACCGAGGTATTCAGTTGGAAGATTTTTGGTTTTGCGTTATTGACAACACTTGGATTGCAGGTTTTGTCTAATTTTGCAAATGATTACGGCGATGGTGTAAAAGGGACGGACAATGCCGACAGAGTTGGCCCACAGCGTGCCATTCAGAGTGGTGTTATTACGCCTCAGGCTATGAAAAAGGCCATTATAATTACTTCATTTTTGACCTTGTTATCTGCAATTGTACTGATCTATTTTGCTTTTGGCGAAAGTAATTTTGGATACTCTATCTTCTTCTTATTACTTGGAATAGCAGCAATTGTTTCGGCAATTCGTTATACCGTTGGAAATTCAGCTTACGGATATAAAGGATTTGGAGATTTGTTCGTTTTTATCTTCTTCGGATTGGTTAGTACTTTGGGAGTAAACTTTTTGTATTCAAAAGAAGTTGATCCGCTTTTGATCTTACCAGCTGTTTCAATTGGATTATTAAGTGTTGGAGTTTTAAATTTGAACAATATGCGTGATGAAGAATCAGATCGCAAATCTGGAAAAAATACCATCGTTGTTCAGATGGGTGGTGCAAAAGCTAAAATTTATCATTTCACGTTGATTATTACAGCTATGATTTTAGTAGTTGCTTTTGCCTTTTTGAGCGATTATAACTTTGATCAGTATTTATTTTTATTGGCTTTTATTCCTTTAACCAAACATTTAATTACGGTTTACAAAAATCAAAACCCAAAATTGTTAGATCCTGAATTGAAGAAACTGGCACTAAGCACCTTTTTACTTTCGATATTATTGACAGTATGTATGATTTCATTGATTTCAGACATTATTGTAAACCTCTTTTTAGGAGGAAGATAA
- a CDS encoding o-succinylbenzoate synthase: MKATFHKYMLDFKRPSGTSRGIMTKKETWFIVLEENGKKGIGECGILRGLSADDREDYEEKLQWTCDNIHLGEEALWDALLEFPSIQFGVEMAFRSLRSEDPFVLFPSDFTSNSKSIVINGLVWMGEASFMKEQIEEKLATGFNCIKLKIGAINFEKELELLGFIRSHFSAEQIEIRVDANGAFVLNEALDKLNQLNKYQLHSIEQPIKKGNIAAMADLCKTTPFPIALDEELIGVFSLEEKEALLQKIRPQYIILKPSFVGGFRGTKEWIDLADKYQIGWWITSALESNIGLNAIAQWTFLQNSKMPQGLGTGALYTNNFDCPLEVVEGQLWYSKTKDWDFDFLTSL; this comes from the coding sequence ATGAAAGCGACTTTTCACAAATACATGCTTGATTTTAAAAGACCTTCCGGGACCTCCAGAGGGATTATGACCAAGAAAGAAACCTGGTTTATTGTTTTGGAAGAGAACGGTAAAAAAGGGATAGGCGAGTGTGGAATACTTCGAGGTTTGAGCGCGGATGATCGTGAAGATTATGAAGAAAAATTACAATGGACGTGTGATAATATCCATTTAGGAGAAGAGGCACTTTGGGATGCTTTGTTAGAGTTTCCATCGATACAATTTGGTGTTGAAATGGCATTTCGATCTCTTAGAAGCGAAGATCCGTTTGTTTTGTTTCCTTCCGATTTTACCAGTAATTCAAAGTCAATTGTGATAAATGGTTTAGTCTGGATGGGGGAAGCTTCCTTTATGAAAGAACAAATTGAGGAGAAATTAGCTACCGGTTTTAATTGTATAAAGTTGAAAATAGGAGCGATTAATTTTGAAAAAGAATTGGAGTTATTGGGGTTTATTCGCAGTCATTTTTCAGCAGAGCAAATTGAAATCAGGGTGGATGCCAATGGCGCTTTTGTCTTAAATGAAGCATTAGATAAGTTGAATCAACTGAATAAATATCAGTTACATAGTATTGAACAGCCTATCAAGAAAGGGAACATTGCTGCAATGGCGGATTTATGTAAAACCACACCGTTTCCCATCGCTCTGGATGAAGAACTGATTGGTGTTTTTTCGTTGGAAGAAAAAGAAGCTTTATTACAAAAAATACGACCACAATACATTATTTTAAAACCTAGTTTTGTTGGCGGTTTCAGAGGAACAAAAGAATGGATAGATTTGGCAGATAAGTATCAAATAGGATGGTGGATTACTTCGGCATTAGAAAGTAATATTGGTCTTAATGCGATCGCACAATGGACATTTTTGCAAAACTCAAAAATGCCTCAGGGTCTTGGAACCGGAGCACTTTATACCAATAATTTTGATTGTCCGCTTGAAGTCGTGGAGGGACAGTTATGGTACAGTAAAACAAAAGACTGGGATTTCGATTTTCTTACTAGCTTATAA